In Phreatobacter stygius, a genomic segment contains:
- a CDS encoding succinate dehydrogenase assembly factor 2 has product MTGTTRSSADLDPRRRKILFRSWHRGTREMDLIMGRFADVHIGTLTEAELDDYERLIEVPDRDLFAWVTDKASTPANYDTSVFRSLKTFHSEGKGAWRG; this is encoded by the coding sequence ATGACCGGAACCACCCGTTCCAGCGCCGATCTCGATCCGCGCCGCCGCAAGATCCTGTTTCGGTCCTGGCACCGCGGCACGCGCGAGATGGACCTGATCATGGGCCGTTTCGCCGATGTCCATATTGGCACCCTGACGGAGGCCGAGCTCGACGATTACGAGCGGCTGATCGAGGTGCCGGACCGCGACCTGTTCGCCTGGGTGACCGACAAGGCGTCGACGCCGGCCAATTACGACACGAGCGTCTTCCGGTCGCTGAAAACATTCCACTCGGAAGGCAAGGGAGCCTGGCGCGGCTGA